A part of Fusarium oxysporum Fo47 chromosome III, complete sequence genomic DNA contains:
- a CDS encoding mitochondrial phosphate carrier protein, translating to MKLTRAISLTNFFVASSALGFQVFVLYPWHKELDAEFDKLKKEHLKVLNAAGNSLSEQQQKAMADELIELKNKSSRSSFQFVNHAPNPAEAISAAKDKILPTKEKLMAAATSENLTSLSLYARYALAGAFCCSFTHAVLTPVDVVKTRIQLDPLTYSTSLSKSARRIVSAEGPGALLTGLGPTITGYCLQGAFKFGGYEFFKARAVDYLGQSTAANHRNSVYLGSAAAAEFLGDIALCPFESVRIRLVSQPSYATDSISALAKLAREEGTGGLYSGLSPILLKQIPYTMATFLVYEKAIQTAYSVVDKKELSSMGVTGINLGAGLVAGLAAAVVSQPADTMLSRINKEKAGRDESTTRRLFRIASELGLRGAYTGMQARAVMVSGMTAVQFGIYGDIKKLFGAVDGVELSQRYVAQDYSKREYA from the exons ATGAAACTTACACGCGCTATATCCCTGACCAATTTCTTCGTGGCCAGTTCTGCCCTGGGGTTCCAGGTTTTCGTATTATATCCGTGGCACAAAGAGTTAGACGCGGAATTCGAtaagctgaagaaggagcACTTAAAGGTTCTGAATGCAGCGGGAAACAGTTTGAGCGAGCAGCAACAAAAGGCCATGGCCGACGAATTGATTGAGCTGAAGAACAAAAGCTCGagaag TAGCTTCCAATTCGTCAATCATGCACCAAATCCCGCAGAAGCAATCAGCGCTGCTAAAGACAAAATCCTGCCAACCAAGGAAAAGCTCATGGCCGCTGCAACAAGTGAAAATTTAACAAGCCTATCTCTTTACGCAAGATACGCTCTCGCTGGCGCTTTCTGTTGTTCTTTCACTCATGCCGTCCTTACTCCCGTTGATGT GGTTAAAACAAGGATCCAGCTCGACCCACTTACATACAGCACCAGTCTTTCCAAGAGTGCACGACGTATAGTTTCAGCTGAAGGACCAGGAGCTCTCCTTACGGGGTTAGGTCCGACAATCACCGGCTACTGCCTCCAGGGTGCTTTCAAGTTTGGCGGTTATGAATTTTTCAAGGCTCGTGCAGTAGACTATCTCGGACAATCAACTGCTGCCAATCACCGAAATTCTGTATATCTTGGCTCAGCCGCTGCGGCTGAGTTCCTCGGCGATATCGCACTTTGCCCGTTCGAGTCTGTTCGAATACGACTTGTATCTCAGCCTAGCTATGCCACTGACAGCATAAGCGCCCTCGCTAAGCTagcaagagaagagggtACCGGCGGCCTCTACTCTGGCCTGAGCCCTATCCTACTCAAACA GATTCCCTATACCATGGCGACATTTCTAGTCTACGAAAAAGCTATCCAGACGGCCTATAGTGTTGTAGATAAGAAAGAACTATCCTCGATGGGAGTTACTGGCATCAACCTTGGGGCTGGGCTTGTCGCTGGATTGGCAGCGGCAGTTGTCTCTCAACCGGCCGATACGATGTTGAGTAGAATCAACAAGGAAAAGGCAGGTAGGGATGAAAGCACAACACGCCGCTTATTCCGCATTGCTTCCGAGCTTGGACTGCGCGGTGCTTACACAGGTATGCAAGCACGCGCAGTTATGGTTAGTGGCATGACGGCAGTGCAGTTCGGCATTTACGGAGACATAAAGAAG CTCTTTGGGGCAGTTGATGGAGTGGAGTTGAGCCAGCGCTATGTTGCCCAAGACTATTCTAAACGTGAGTATGCCTAG